A single window of Pontibacillus chungwhensis DNA harbors:
- a CDS encoding cytochrome ubiquinol oxidase subunit I, which translates to MDTVMLARALFGTSLGFHIIYATIGVGVPLMIIVAELMYIITKDEDYKIMAKRWTKGFAILLAVAIASGTIVGVLISLLFPGFMQIVGQVIALPFQIEIFAFLIEAVFMSIYLYAADRLPTPLRLISIISVAIGAAASAILITDAHAWMNTPAGFEMNANGEVINVNPWRAFFNPSFAVTAIHVTVSAYMTVAFLVGSIAAARLLKSTITDQERRYHKKSITLAIYIGAIMSLATAINGHETAQMLHEYNPRKLAAAEGLFETTTHAPLSVGGWTSREDEEVKYAIEIPYALSFLAGDRFDTEVKGLKEYPEELWPPLFVHTLFNVMVGIGTMLIGLSFFAIFWRWILKKELPGWMLALFVGGGPLAIIGIEAGWCFSCIGRQPYTIVNVLKTSDAATHANNVGILFALFVTLYCILLIVTVAVMVSYFKRHPVEPELVEKGV; encoded by the coding sequence GTGGATACAGTTATGCTGGCACGTGCTCTATTTGGCACGTCTCTTGGCTTTCACATTATTTATGCCACGATCGGGGTAGGTGTGCCCCTGATGATTATCGTGGCTGAACTTATGTATATCATTACCAAAGACGAAGATTACAAGATCATGGCAAAGCGATGGACAAAAGGCTTTGCCATCTTATTAGCTGTTGCGATTGCATCAGGAACCATAGTAGGGGTATTAATTTCTCTCTTATTCCCTGGATTCATGCAAATCGTCGGGCAAGTCATTGCCTTACCTTTCCAAATTGAGATCTTTGCTTTCCTAATAGAAGCCGTCTTTATGTCGATCTACCTCTATGCAGCTGATCGATTACCGACCCCGCTTCGCTTAATCAGTATCATTTCTGTGGCCATTGGGGCCGCTGCATCAGCTATTTTAATTACCGATGCTCATGCCTGGATGAACACACCGGCCGGTTTTGAAATGAATGCTAACGGAGAAGTCATAAACGTGAATCCTTGGCGCGCCTTTTTTAATCCGAGTTTTGCCGTTACCGCTATCCACGTTACGGTATCTGCCTATATGACCGTTGCCTTTCTTGTTGGATCCATCGCAGCAGCTCGCTTGCTTAAAAGTACGATCACAGATCAGGAACGCCGCTACCATAAGAAGAGCATTACGCTTGCGATCTACATTGGAGCAATCATGTCTCTTGCTACAGCCATAAACGGACACGAAACGGCTCAGATGCTCCATGAATACAATCCTCGTAAATTAGCGGCAGCAGAAGGTTTGTTTGAAACCACTACACATGCCCCCCTCTCTGTCGGAGGTTGGACATCACGTGAAGATGAAGAAGTAAAATATGCGATTGAAATTCCTTATGCCTTAAGTTTTCTGGCAGGTGACCGCTTTGACACCGAAGTCAAAGGGCTCAAAGAGTATCCTGAAGAGCTATGGCCTCCCCTTTTCGTCCATACTTTGTTCAACGTCATGGTCGGAATCGGCACCATGCTTATAGGCTTATCCTTCTTCGCGATCTTCTGGAGATGGATTCTGAAAAAAGAGCTCCCCGGATGGATGCTTGCTCTCTTTGTAGGCGGAGGACCTCTTGCGATTATCGGAATTGAGGCCGGGTGGTGCTTTAGCTGTATAGGCAGACAACCCTATACCATTGTCAATGTCTTAAAAACCAGTGACGCCGCCACTCACGCTAATAACGTCGGAATCTTATTCGCTTTATTTGTGACGCTCTATTGTATCTTGCTTATTGTAACCGTAGCCGTGATGGTCTCCTACTTTAAGCGTCACCCTGTAGAACCAGAACTTGTTGAGAAAGGGGTATAA
- a CDS encoding EthD family reductase, with translation MAKIMVMYPPPTDQQAFKDYYEEIHMPLANSMEGVINTVIHSVSHSVHTKQDVYQVTEIEFDNKDRLQKALASDQWQKVQADVDNLMQYLTEAPGMIITD, from the coding sequence ATGGCAAAAATCATGGTCATGTATCCGCCCCCGACGGATCAACAAGCATTTAAAGATTATTATGAAGAAATCCATATGCCTTTAGCCAATTCGATGGAGGGTGTCATCAACACCGTCATCCATTCCGTTTCTCATTCTGTTCATACGAAACAGGATGTGTATCAAGTGACTGAAATTGAATTTGACAACAAAGACCGTTTACAAAAAGCTTTGGCATCTGATCAGTGGCAGAAGGTACAAGCGGACGTAGACAATCTTATGCAGTACTTAACAGAAGCTCCGGGCATGATTATTACAGATTAA
- a CDS encoding cytochrome d ubiquinol oxidase subunit II yields MEESLLAVAILWSILFLYSITGSMDFGAGFWGMVYGKRKDSTASKIANRFLSPTWEVTNVFLVLFVVSLVAFFPFAAGMLATVLLLPVGLGLILLTIRTTFMVFEGKTERFKDLLRITSGVTGLVLPALLVSILPITLGGFIAFEEGYPQLLYGKLLSSVTVYMHIAFGLSTALFLSALFLADYAREAGDETAYHTYRRHAIWLGPLSLIIAVLTIFTMPEEASWIVENFRENMYGFGMSVTLFLIGYVLLFVKRPNGDVGYSRLSVVFVVLQYGFAIYAYGSAHLPYMVYPHLTIEEGFTNPTMFNQLLIAYIIGLCILVPAFILHWKLFLKDKRYLKQD; encoded by the coding sequence ATGGAAGAATCCTTACTGGCTGTCGCAATCCTTTGGAGTATTCTTTTTCTATACTCTATTACCGGGTCTATGGACTTTGGAGCTGGTTTCTGGGGTATGGTGTACGGAAAAAGAAAAGATTCGACAGCTTCTAAAATAGCAAACCGATTCCTCTCACCTACCTGGGAAGTGACAAATGTATTTCTCGTATTATTTGTCGTGTCTCTCGTGGCGTTCTTCCCTTTCGCCGCCGGTATGCTCGCTACTGTTCTCTTGCTACCAGTCGGGCTTGGTCTGATTTTATTAACCATTCGTACAACCTTTATGGTATTTGAAGGGAAGACAGAACGATTTAAAGATCTTCTGCGCATTACGTCCGGGGTGACAGGGTTAGTCCTTCCCGCACTCCTTGTTAGTATATTACCCATAACACTTGGGGGCTTCATAGCTTTTGAGGAAGGCTATCCGCAATTGTTATACGGAAAGCTATTATCTAGTGTGACGGTTTACATGCATATTGCTTTTGGCCTTAGCACGGCACTCTTTCTCTCTGCTTTGTTCTTAGCCGATTATGCACGTGAAGCAGGTGATGAGACGGCTTACCATACGTATCGCCGTCACGCAATCTGGCTTGGACCTTTATCTTTAATTATTGCGGTCTTAACGATATTCACTATGCCAGAAGAAGCATCCTGGATCGTAGAAAATTTCCGCGAGAATATGTATGGTTTTGGTATGTCCGTCACGCTGTTTTTAATCGGGTATGTATTGCTGTTTGTTAAGCGACCAAATGGTGATGTTGGATACTCCCGCTTGTCCGTTGTGTTTGTCGTACTTCAATACGGGTTTGCCATTTATGCCTACGGATCGGCTCATTTGCCGTATATGGTGTATCCTCATTTAACTATTGAGGAAGGATTCACAAATCCAACGATGTTTAATCAATTACTCATCGCTTACATCATTGGACTTTGCATCCTGGTTCCTGCTTTCATTCTTCACTGGAAACTGTTCCTAAAAGATAAACGCTATTTAAAACAAGACTAA